From the Actinomycetota bacterium genome, one window contains:
- a CDS encoding prenyltransferase, with protein MTVSQEVLGKLEEGYEHAVVSWVEDDGYPTSVATGFRWSRSRGVVVLDTTAEPFPTDRDVNVIFSHIRPQPGVGYDERRYVSLTGRLRPADGRYEVVGSRGYAWDEQDLHFVRYSERGVPRAQEYLGELSADRGEPVRPRLSFGWLALRATRLPFVTATAVPVFLGVAVAAHNGRFDLGLALWTLIGAVLIHLGLNVANDVFDTMSGADAANDSPTQFSGGSRVVHYGLVKLRTLAVLSSAFYLSGIGIGLYLAAQRGFWPLFWLGAVGVAISVAYTAPPLRLVHRALGEIAVGAGFGPIVVLGAYFVQAQRYSAEALYASVPIGLLVALILYVNEVPDRAGDAAVGKRTLPVRLAPSTVTTGYAIAAAVIYGWVLVGVAAGLMPVPTLAALVTIPMAMKVFRGLRDHYDSPYELMPYMGTGVNLQLAAGMLLVAGYVAQILLDRFG; from the coding sequence TTGACGGTCTCCCAGGAGGTCCTCGGCAAGCTGGAGGAGGGGTACGAGCACGCCGTCGTCTCGTGGGTCGAGGACGACGGGTACCCGACCAGCGTGGCGACCGGGTTCCGGTGGTCGCGCTCCCGCGGAGTGGTCGTCCTGGACACCACCGCCGAGCCGTTCCCCACCGACCGGGACGTGAACGTGATCTTCAGCCACATCAGGCCGCAGCCCGGGGTCGGGTACGACGAGCGGCGCTACGTGTCCCTCACCGGTCGGCTGCGTCCGGCCGACGGGCGCTACGAGGTGGTCGGCTCCCGGGGGTACGCCTGGGACGAGCAGGACCTCCACTTCGTCCGCTACTCGGAGCGAGGCGTGCCCCGGGCCCAGGAGTACCTGGGGGAGCTGAGCGCGGACCGCGGGGAGCCGGTCCGGCCCAGGCTGAGCTTCGGGTGGCTCGCGCTCCGGGCGACCCGGCTCCCGTTCGTGACCGCGACCGCCGTCCCCGTCTTCCTGGGCGTGGCGGTGGCCGCGCACAACGGACGGTTCGACCTGGGACTCGCCCTCTGGACGCTGATCGGCGCCGTCCTGATCCACCTCGGACTGAACGTGGCCAACGACGTCTTCGACACCATGTCCGGGGCCGATGCGGCCAACGACAGTCCGACCCAGTTCAGCGGGGGCTCCCGCGTCGTCCACTACGGGCTGGTCAAGCTGCGCACCCTGGCCGTGCTCTCGTCCGCCTTCTACCTGTCCGGGATCGGCATCGGGCTGTACCTGGCCGCGCAGCGGGGCTTCTGGCCGCTCTTCTGGCTCGGGGCCGTGGGGGTCGCGATCAGCGTCGCGTACACGGCGCCTCCCCTGCGTCTCGTGCACCGCGCGCTGGGCGAGATCGCCGTGGGAGCCGGGTTCGGCCCGATCGTCGTGCTCGGGGCGTACTTCGTCCAGGCCCAGCGGTACTCGGCGGAGGCGCTCTACGCGTCGGTCCCCATAGGACTCCTGGTCGCGCTGATCCTCTACGTGAACGAGGTCCCGGATCGCGCGGGGGACGCCGCCGTCGGCAAGCGCACGCTGCCCGTGAGGCTGGCTCCCAGCACGGTCACCACCGGGTACGCGATCGCCGCCGCGGTGATCTACGGGTGGGTGCTGGTCGGGGTGGCCGCCGGTCTCATGCCGGTCCCGACGCTGGCCGCCCTGGTGACGATCCCTATGGCGATGAAGGTCTTCCGCGGGCTGCGTGACCACTACGACTCCCCGTACGAGCTCATGCCCTACATGGGCACGGGGGTGAACCTCCAGCTCGCGGCCGGGATGCTGCTCGTCGCCGGGTACGTGGCGCAGATCCTGCTCGACCGCTTCGGATAG
- a CDS encoding pyridoxamine 5'-phosphate oxidase family protein yields the protein MGALPEQAEQVLGAALVCEFTVIGPEGRPITHPMIPLYDGERIYMTSSVLFSRKLRHVKANPRVSVAVTDPAACPGLDAFHRVTVQGDATVHEGDLHRDWERILPLWTAKEPMVASLLAKRVALPLFWERALIEVVPRRVLVWTDGRTDRPAQVYEGVTS from the coding sequence ATGGGAGCCCTTCCCGAGCAGGCGGAGCAGGTCCTGGGGGCGGCGCTCGTCTGCGAGTTCACGGTCATCGGCCCCGAGGGCCGGCCCATCACCCACCCGATGATCCCGCTCTACGACGGAGAGCGGATCTACATGACCTCGAGCGTGCTGTTCTCGCGCAAGCTGCGCCACGTGAAGGCGAACCCCCGCGTCTCGGTCGCGGTGACCGACCCGGCGGCATGTCCGGGGCTGGACGCCTTCCACCGCGTCACCGTCCAGGGGGACGCGACCGTCCACGAAGGGGACCTGCACCGCGACTGGGAGCGGATCCTGCCCCTGTGGACCGCGAAGGAGCCCATGGTCGCCTCCCTGCTGGCGAAGCGGGTGGCCCTCCCGCTCTTCTGGGAGCGGGCGCTCATCGAGGTGGTCCCGCGGCGTGTCCTCGTCTGGACGGACGGGCGGACGGACCGGCCGGCGCAGGTGTACGAGGGGGTGACGAGTTGA
- a CDS encoding TIGR03560 family F420-dependent LLM class oxidoreductase produces the protein MRFGLDISQHQLTWDEIVRRARYAEEAGFDGAWVFDHFKALYGDPTGPCFEAWTLLAALAATTERIRLGVLVTGVTYRHPSILATEAVTVDHVSGGRLEFAIGAAWYEQEHTELGVPFPGPRERIERLDEALQLTKLLWTTDGATFSGAHYELKDATYRPRPIQQPHPPIWIGGGGERGMLPLVARHADVWHGFGNVADLTRKSQAIDRHAEEAGRDPATIARSTALSLSEPWDSVRRRIEELSEAGFSYLTVGWPSEGQERMDTFVSEILPAFSG, from the coding sequence ATGAGGTTCGGGCTCGACATCAGCCAGCACCAGCTCACCTGGGACGAGATCGTCCGCCGGGCTCGGTACGCGGAGGAGGCCGGGTTCGACGGAGCCTGGGTCTTCGACCACTTCAAGGCGCTCTACGGCGACCCGACCGGCCCGTGCTTCGAGGCCTGGACCCTCCTCGCCGCGCTCGCCGCGACGACCGAGCGCATCCGGCTGGGCGTGCTGGTGACCGGGGTCACGTACCGACACCCGTCCATCCTCGCGACCGAGGCGGTCACGGTCGACCACGTCTCCGGGGGGCGGCTCGAGTTCGCGATCGGGGCCGCCTGGTACGAGCAGGAGCACACCGAGCTGGGGGTGCCCTTCCCCGGCCCGCGGGAGCGTATCGAGCGGCTGGACGAGGCCCTCCAGCTGACCAAGCTCCTGTGGACCACCGACGGAGCCACGTTCTCGGGAGCCCACTACGAGCTGAAGGACGCGACGTACCGGCCGCGTCCGATCCAGCAGCCGCACCCCCCGATCTGGATCGGGGGAGGAGGGGAGCGCGGGATGCTCCCGCTCGTCGCCCGTCACGCCGACGTCTGGCACGGGTTCGGGAACGTAGCCGACCTCACCCGGAAGTCGCAGGCGATCGACCGCCACGCCGAGGAGGCGGGACGCGACCCGGCGACGATCGCGCGGTCCACCGCGCTCTCACTCTCGGAGCCGTGGGACAGCGTCCGGCGCCGCATCGAGGAGCTGTCCGAGGCGGGCTTCTCCTACCTGACGGTGGGGTGGCCGTCCGAGGGGCAGGAGAGGATGGACACGTTCGTGTCCGAGATCCTCCCCGCCTTCTCGGGTTAG